The Streptomyces luteogriseus genome includes a window with the following:
- the sdhC gene encoding succinate dehydrogenase, cytochrome b556 subunit, with the protein MPAGTLYRGREGMWSWVAHRVTGVLIFFFLFVHVLDTALVRVSPEAYDTVVATYKTPIVALLEYGLVAAILFHALNGLRVIAVDFWIKGARYQKQMLWTVVALWVVLMLGAIYPVLGHAARELFGS; encoded by the coding sequence GTGCCGGCTGGAACGCTGTACCGCGGCCGGGAAGGAATGTGGTCCTGGGTGGCTCATCGAGTCACCGGCGTCCTCATCTTCTTCTTCCTGTTCGTTCACGTGCTGGACACCGCTCTCGTCCGTGTGTCCCCGGAGGCCTACGACACCGTCGTGGCCACGTACAAGACGCCGATCGTCGCGCTGCTGGAGTACGGCCTCGTCGCCGCCATCCTCTTTCACGCGCTCAACGGTCTGCGCGTCATCGCTGTCGACTTCTGGATCAAGGGCGCCCGCTACCAGAAGCAGATGCTCTGGACCGTCGTCGCCCTGTGGGTCGTGCTGATGCTGGGGGCCATCTACCCCGTCCTCGGCCACGCCGCTCGTGAACTGTTCGGGAGCTGA
- a CDS encoding beta-N-acetylhexosaminidase, translating to MAVALVVVAAGVSLGLWASSGGDGGSTGSEAGSSQGATAAAPPDRAPEAAPSPTRSYPLSETPRTIPAVRDHEPARGPGWQPEKGNRVVVDDPALADEGRLVAGELGMTYAGEKGDKKAGDLRLALNGDKGANPESYTMTVRDGRVEIDGPTDAGVFYGTRTLKQETHDGGTAPEGVVKDEPAKPQRGFMLDIARKNFTAGWIEDRVRELGDLKYNELGLHFSDDQGFRIESDAQPEIVSQPHLTKAQVRKIVDLAESRHITVVPEIDSPGHLGAVLRAHPDLQLRTAQGSAVQGAIDISKPESAEIVDELLNEYAGLFPGKPWHLGADEYQALVRSDPEASFPQLAAAAQEKYGSGATVADLTTGWLNDRADTVRKHDRVPRAWNDGFFRGTSVQAAKDIQVAYWTGKEIGARAPLEYLQAGRKVINYNDEFLYYVLGEPQTFVYPTGQRIYEQWTPRVLRGTAGVPARYDGQILGGTFAVWCDLADSQTQDQVAAGIRMPLRATVQKLWDPGEPELSWAQFRALADRLG from the coding sequence ATGGCTGTAGCCCTGGTCGTGGTCGCGGCCGGGGTGAGTCTCGGGCTCTGGGCGTCCTCGGGGGGTGACGGCGGGTCCACCGGATCGGAGGCCGGATCCTCGCAGGGCGCCACCGCGGCGGCGCCCCCGGACAGGGCACCGGAAGCGGCCCCCAGCCCGACCCGCTCCTACCCCCTGTCCGAGACGCCCCGCACCATCCCCGCCGTACGGGACCACGAGCCGGCGCGCGGCCCGGGCTGGCAGCCGGAGAAGGGCAACCGGGTGGTCGTGGACGACCCGGCGCTGGCCGACGAGGGACGGCTGGTCGCCGGCGAGCTCGGGATGACGTACGCGGGCGAGAAGGGCGACAAGAAGGCCGGGGACCTGCGGCTGGCGCTGAACGGCGACAAGGGCGCGAACCCGGAGTCGTACACGATGACCGTGCGCGACGGGCGGGTGGAGATCGACGGGCCCACCGACGCGGGGGTCTTCTACGGCACCCGCACGCTCAAGCAGGAGACCCACGACGGCGGCACGGCGCCCGAGGGCGTGGTGAAGGACGAACCGGCCAAGCCGCAGCGCGGGTTCATGCTGGACATCGCCCGCAAGAACTTCACGGCCGGCTGGATCGAGGACCGGGTCCGGGAACTGGGCGACCTGAAGTACAACGAGCTGGGGCTGCACTTCTCCGACGACCAGGGCTTCCGGATCGAGTCCGACGCGCAGCCGGAGATCGTGTCCCAGCCGCATCTGACCAAGGCGCAGGTGCGGAAGATCGTCGACCTCGCGGAGAGCCGGCACATCACCGTCGTGCCCGAGATCGACTCGCCCGGGCACCTGGGCGCGGTCCTCCGCGCCCACCCCGACCTGCAGCTGCGCACCGCACAGGGGTCGGCTGTGCAGGGCGCCATCGACATCTCCAAGCCCGAGAGCGCCGAGATCGTCGACGAGCTGCTGAACGAGTACGCGGGGCTCTTCCCCGGCAAGCCCTGGCACCTCGGGGCCGACGAGTACCAGGCGCTGGTCCGCTCCGACCCGGAGGCGTCGTTCCCCCAGCTGGCCGCGGCCGCCCAGGAGAAGTACGGCTCCGGCGCGACGGTCGCCGACCTGACGACCGGCTGGCTGAACGACCGGGCCGACACCGTCCGCAAGCACGATCGCGTCCCGCGGGCGTGGAACGACGGCTTCTTCCGCGGCACCTCCGTGCAGGCCGCCAAGGACATCCAGGTCGCCTACTGGACCGGCAAGGAGATCGGCGCCCGGGCGCCCCTGGAGTACCTCCAGGCGGGCCGCAAGGTGATCAACTACAACGACGAGTTCCTGTACTACGTGCTCGGCGAGCCGCAGACCTTCGTCTACCCGACGGGGCAGCGGATCTACGAGCAGTGGACACCGCGGGTGCTGCGCGGCACCGCTGGCGTGCCGGCGCGCTACGACGGCCAGATCCTCGGCGGGACCTTCGCCGTCTGGTGCGACCTGGCGGACTCCCAGACGCAGGACCAGGTGGCGGCCGGGATCCGGATGCCGCTGCGGGCGACCGTCCAGAAGCTGTGGGACCCGGGCGAGCCCGAGCTGTCCTGGGCGCAGTTCCGGGCGCTGGCGGACAGGCTCGGCTGA
- a CDS encoding N-acetylmuramoyl-L-alanine amidase, whose amino-acid sequence MTPRLLRTAVATALALGALGLTQPARATPSDGVHTVRVPDGDPHDRSLAPRTTEPFSLIGVTWDDPDAALDGTAEVRTRSRESGAWSAWRPLETEGRRPETGPDRDRAGVRGSTQPLWTGPSDGVQVRLSGSRLPEGLRVELVDPEAGSDAVHTEAVDPATARPAAGPLAAERPAMTSRSAWGADESLVKDPPTYTGDTKAVFVHHTAGTNDYTCSESASIVRGVFLYHVQSNGWNDIGYHFLVDKCGTVFEGRAGGVDKPVLGAHTYGFNTATSSVSVLGDYSTAATNAAVRASVAKVAAWKLGLYGIDPTGTTVLTSGADNGKYKLGQKVTFHRISGHRDGYPTECPGQHLYDDLPEIRTLAANAGTPAEPATEPPGPLDEDEAGNDAADAGVLGR is encoded by the coding sequence ATGACACCCCGCCTCCTGCGCACCGCCGTCGCCACCGCCCTGGCCCTCGGCGCACTCGGACTGACCCAGCCCGCCCGGGCCACCCCCTCGGACGGTGTGCACACCGTCCGGGTGCCGGACGGCGACCCCCACGACCGGTCCCTCGCGCCGCGCACCACCGAGCCGTTCAGCCTGATCGGCGTCACCTGGGACGATCCGGACGCGGCCCTGGACGGCACCGCCGAGGTGCGCACCCGCTCCCGGGAGAGCGGCGCGTGGAGCGCGTGGCGCCCCCTGGAGACCGAAGGCCGTAGGCCCGAGACCGGCCCCGACCGCGACCGGGCCGGGGTGCGCGGCAGCACCCAGCCGCTGTGGACCGGGCCCTCGGACGGCGTCCAGGTGCGCCTGTCGGGCTCGCGCCTGCCGGAAGGGCTGCGGGTCGAACTGGTCGACCCCGAGGCCGGATCGGACGCGGTGCACACCGAGGCCGTCGATCCGGCCACCGCCCGGCCGGCCGCCGGTCCGCTGGCGGCCGAGCGTCCCGCCATGACGTCGCGTTCCGCCTGGGGCGCGGACGAGTCCCTGGTGAAGGACCCGCCCACCTACACCGGCGACACCAAGGCGGTGTTCGTCCACCACACGGCGGGCACCAACGACTACACCTGCTCCGAGTCGGCGTCGATCGTGCGCGGCGTGTTCCTCTACCACGTGCAGAGCAACGGCTGGAACGACATCGGCTACCACTTCCTCGTCGACAAGTGCGGCACCGTCTTCGAGGGCCGTGCGGGTGGCGTCGACAAGCCCGTCCTCGGCGCGCACACCTACGGGTTCAACACCGCCACCAGCAGTGTCTCGGTGCTCGGCGACTACTCCACGGCGGCCACCAACGCCGCGGTGCGCGCGTCGGTCGCGAAGGTCGCCGCGTGGAAGCTCGGCCTCTACGGCATCGACCCGACCGGGACGACCGTGCTGACCTCGGGTGCCGACAACGGCAAGTACAAGCTGGGCCAGAAGGTGACGTTCCACCGCATCTCCGGCCACCGCGACGGCTACCCGACCGAATGCCCCGGACAGCACCTCTACGACGACCTGCCAGAGATCCGCACCCTGGCCGCGAACGCCGGCACGCCGGCCGAGCCCGCCACGGAGCCGCCGGGACCCCTGGACGAGGACGAGGCCGGGAACGACGCCGCGGACGCGGGCGTACTCGGGCGGTGA
- a CDS encoding RNA polymerase sigma factor, with translation MGQGTEPRRGQAYDGELGAAVARAQQGDEAAFAVAYRFVQPGLLGYLRGLVGDDAEDVASDAWLEIARDLGRFRGDGAGFRGWTATIARHRALDHLRRQRVRPRSSALEQDILELPGPQSTHDQALEAISTEHALELVRGLPRDQAEAVLLRVVVGLDGPAAARVLGKRPGAVRTAAYRGLKRLAGQLGAASVTDEAPRTLGEST, from the coding sequence TTGGGTCAGGGAACGGAACCCCGGCGTGGGCAGGCGTACGACGGGGAACTGGGCGCGGCCGTCGCGCGGGCCCAGCAGGGTGACGAGGCGGCCTTCGCGGTCGCCTACCGCTTCGTGCAGCCCGGACTGCTCGGCTATCTGCGCGGCCTGGTCGGGGACGACGCGGAGGACGTGGCGTCCGACGCCTGGCTGGAGATCGCCCGGGACCTCGGGCGGTTCCGGGGCGACGGGGCCGGCTTCCGCGGCTGGACGGCGACCATCGCCCGGCACCGGGCGCTGGACCATCTGCGCCGGCAGCGGGTACGGCCCCGGTCGTCCGCGCTGGAGCAGGACATCCTGGAACTGCCGGGACCGCAGAGCACGCACGACCAGGCGCTGGAGGCCATCTCCACCGAGCACGCCCTGGAGCTGGTCCGGGGGCTGCCGCGCGACCAGGCCGAGGCCGTGCTGCTGCGTGTCGTGGTCGGCCTCGACGGCCCCGCCGCCGCGCGGGTTCTGGGCAAACGGCCGGGCGCGGTACGGACGGCCGCCTACCGGGGTCTGAAGCGCCTCGCCGGGCAGCTGGGCGCGGCGAGTGTGACGGATGAGGCTCCCCGGACGCTGGGTGAGTCGACGTAG
- a CDS encoding succinate dehydrogenase hydrophobic membrane anchor subunit, whose translation MSTTEKSAAGVGPVEGGAVYTVDNPAPFIEAPRQRTKKTPKSTRGNFELAAWLFMRLSGVVLVVLVLGHLLIQLVLDGGVSKIGFAFVAGRWASPFWQVWDLLMLWLAMLHGANGLRTVINDYAERANTRLWLKGLLYTATVFTILLGTLVIFTFDPNIR comes from the coding sequence ATGTCCACGACTGAGAAGTCCGCTGCCGGTGTCGGCCCCGTCGAGGGTGGCGCCGTCTACACCGTCGACAACCCGGCGCCCTTCATCGAGGCCCCGCGCCAGCGCACCAAGAAGACCCCCAAGAGCACCCGGGGCAACTTCGAGCTGGCCGCCTGGCTGTTCATGCGCCTGTCGGGCGTGGTGCTGGTCGTCCTGGTTCTCGGCCACCTGCTGATCCAGCTCGTGCTGGACGGCGGCGTCTCCAAGATCGGCTTCGCCTTCGTGGCGGGCCGCTGGGCGTCCCCGTTCTGGCAGGTCTGGGACCTGCTGATGCTGTGGCTCGCCATGCTGCACGGCGCCAACGGCCTGCGCACGGTCATCAACGACTACGCGGAGCGCGCGAACACCCGGCTGTGGCTCAAGGGCCTGCTCTACACCGCCACGGTGTTCACCATCCTGCTGGGCACGCTGGTGATCTTCACCTTCGACCCGAACATCCGCTAG
- a CDS encoding 2-oxo-4-hydroxy-4-carboxy-5-ureidoimidazoline decarboxylase, giving the protein MEHFNAASEEDLEQALLSCLRSRRWAGRVADHRPYPDLDSLLAAADEAAYDLGWSDLTEALAAEPLPTLPPDSYSAAHTALNAAHAAYEARFGHVFVICLDGLSPSETLDRLLAAIRSRLTNDPEEERAVVADELRRLASGRLVSALRAAGNCANNHSAPAPGR; this is encoded by the coding sequence GTGGAGCACTTCAACGCAGCCTCCGAGGAGGACCTGGAGCAGGCCCTCCTCTCCTGCCTGCGCAGCCGCCGCTGGGCCGGGCGTGTCGCGGACCACCGTCCCTATCCGGACCTGGACTCCCTGCTGGCCGCGGCGGACGAGGCCGCCTACGACCTCGGCTGGTCCGACCTCACCGAAGCACTGGCGGCCGAGCCGCTGCCCACGCTCCCGCCGGACAGCTACTCCGCGGCCCACACCGCCCTCAACGCGGCCCACGCCGCCTACGAGGCCCGCTTCGGACACGTGTTCGTCATCTGCCTGGACGGTTTGTCCCCGTCGGAGACCCTGGACCGCCTCCTCGCGGCCATCCGGTCACGATTGACCAACGATCCCGAAGAGGAGCGGGCGGTCGTGGCCGATGAACTCCGGCGCCTGGCGAGCGGGCGGCTGGTCAGCGCCCTCAGGGCCGCGGGGAACTGCGCGAACAACCACAGCGCACCCGCACCCGGCCGATAA